The DNA segment GATCCCAGACGCACGCCTGAGGTTCTCCTCGAGAACCATCCATTGACTATCAGCATTTCGGATGAGATCAAAAGCAGCTATAACGCACCATCGCTGTACATATGATCCACAGCCCAACAGCTCAGGGCACCAGAAAGGGGAGCTTGCTATCAAATCCTCAGGGATTATCCCATCTCGAAGAATCCGCTGCTCTCCATAGAGATCGGCAACAAATGCATCCAACGCAACAGCTCGCTGGATTAAACCAGCCTCAAGGAGCTTCCACTCAGCTTGATCTATAAGTCGAGGCAGTGGGTCAAATGGCAGAAAGGCTTCCGGATGAGTGAGCGTTGGCTTCTCAAGTCGATAGTCAACTCCCGCAGTCAGCTGGTCCCGCTGGGCATTACGCAGGTCGACTATTGTTTGTGCTAGTGAATGCTGGCGGACATGTTCCAATAGATTCGTAGCACATTCATAACTGAACGCATCACGAGAAGTAAAATACTCATCGAAGCCGGGTCCGGCTACATAGGGTTTTAGGCTAGAAATCTCAGCAGACATTTGCCAAGGCCTGGGCAGCACGCCATGTTCTGAGCTGCTGCTGCCGGTGCAAAATATCGGGGTCAGCCGTTAACCCAGGCTGGCAGCGCAGAATCTCGCGATCAGGGAGCCCAAAGAAAACGCCGCCATTGGTGAACTGAATGCAACCCTCATTCACAGCAAAGACGCGTGCGCTGCCCGTGATCGCTTCTCGGCAAATATCGGCGCCGTAGACGTGGAGGCTCAGAAAACTCTCAATTCCAGAATTTCCCATTTGATGAATGAGACCTCGATTCACCAACCTGATTTGCCCTGGGGTGTAAGGGAGAGATGCTTCATACTGGAGGCGTCGCCCTTTCAGGTTATAGCTGTGATGCTCTGCGATACCAAAACACTGCACAGCTCCCCACTGAGCGTATCCATGATCGTGAATAGCGCTGAAGTCTCCCGGTAGCCACGTCATCACCATCACCTCAAAATGCCCGCCATACCAGACCAGCCGACGGCCGTAGCTATCCCGAGGTGAGTGGTTGTAATCAGCCCAGGGCTCAAGCTCAACAGCGCTTACGCCTGCGCTTGCAATCAGCTCTAACAATTGCGCTGAATCACTCACCGTGCAGGCGCACAATCCCTCGATCAGGGACCTCAGGCCAGGGGATTGGGGCACATGTTCAGAGCCCATGGTCCTGCTCAGCTTCGGTATTGAGAATGCGCTGCAGGATCGTCACGTCATACCAGCGGCCATGCAGGTAGCCGATGCGTTGCTGTGTGCCCACACGCTCATACCCCCACCGCTCATGGAAGCGAATGCTGTGACCATTCCCAGCCACGACCTTGGCGACCAAATGAGCGTAGCCGTACCCCTGGGCTACTTCGATCAATTGGTGCTGCAGGCTACCCCCCACCCCCTGGCCCTGCACTGCCGGGTGCACATAGACCGATGTTTCCGCGCAGCGGCTGTAGCCAACCCGCGGGGAGTAGGGCTTGAGATCTGCCCAGCCAATCACTTCCCCCAGGCACGTCGCCACCAACAGACTGCTCCGAGCACCCATCTCCTGGCGCTTCATTGCGACGGCTTCCGGCGGGAAGCGGCGGTCATCCATGGTGATCCCTCCTTGATCGATGGCCCATTGGTAGATCGCAGCAATGGCAGCGTCGTCTCTGGGCTGGGCTGCTCGAATCTCGATGGGAGCGGACGCCAGGGCAAAGTATTTGATCCAGTCAAGCAACTGATTGAGCGCGGGAGCACTGCCCATCAGCTGCAAGCTTGCAAATCCACCCACATTGCCAACGTTGATTTCGCTGACCCGCCAGGTACCGGAGTCGTCTTGCAAAAAGTCGTAGCCGAGGACTCTTAATCCCAGGGAGGCATAAGCAGGCCAAGTGGATTCAATCGCCTCTCGCTCTTGATCATTCACAGGAGCCGCCGTACACCGGCCGCCGGCGGCCACATTGTTCACCCAATGCCCGGCCGCCGATCGCCGCACATAGGCCCCCAAGATCTGTCCATCCAGCACAACCACCCGCTTATCCCCCTCGCTGGTGCGTGGCAGGAAGCGCATGAACTGCAGGGGTGCATCCGTCCCGCCCTGCAGCTCATCAAGCAGCGACCTTAACGAGCTCTGCTCTGAGCGTTGTCCATAGGCATGTTCAAAGGCGTATAGCTTGCCCTGTTTCTTTAGGCGAAACACCCCTTGGGCCTGGGTACTGTTGCCTTGCTTGGCGACAACCTCTCCATGGGTTTGCAAAAAAGCCTCGATCTGTGTTGGATCGTTGCTGACCAGGTGTGGTGGCATGAAGTCACCCGCTAATTCCGAAAGGAAATGCGGTTTGAGCTGTTGAATCTTGCTGGAAGGTCGATTCAGGAAACGCAGCTGCGGCTCCAGCTCCTGCAGCACCTCCAAATACCCCTGAGCGAATGGCTTCAGGCTCCGGCAGAAGACAGCATCAATCTCTTCGGGGATGAAGGGGGTGAAGGGCGATTGTCCCAACCTCAAAAAGGTCGCTTGGTCAAGACCTGCCTGCAACGGGGTGAGCCGCCATTGGGAGGAAGGGAGGCTGTTGATCTGCTCTGTGGCTAAATGCAGAGGGACGAAATCAGGGTTTGCTGCAGCCGCTCTGTAAAAGCATGGAACGTCACCTTCCCCGTTGGAATAACGGCTTGGATCAGCAATCAATAGGAGTTTGACGCTCATGTCACAGGAGCGATGACGTTTGCGCCATTAGCTGCCAGTTCCGCCATTTGCTCCTGCTCCTGTTTACCTATAGCTGGCTTGGACTTGCCAAACGCCGTGATCATGACCCCCACCATGATCACCAGCAAACCCACCACCTGGTTGCTGGCAGGCCACTGCCGATTCAGCAGCGCTGCTACTAATACACCAACCGCTGGGGCAGGTGTCGCCCAGCGACCAACACTGATCGAGTCAAGCTGGTTGGATGCATCGAACCAAAGGAACTGAGCAACCACAATGATCAGCAGGGCATAGATCACCATCACGATCCAGAGTTTGCCGGAAAACGCATCAGCAAAGTGATGCGGCCCAAAGACCACGTTGGCAACGATAAAGAAAATCACGCTGGAGGAGCCGTTGCGAACAAACACCAGCGCTCGCAGCGACACGTCTTGATCGAGAATCGCTTTACCCAGAATTGAGGAGATAGCAAAGACGACAGTCGACATGATAATTAGGGCATCTCCTTTGTTCACCATCCAATTCGAACCAATCAAAGCCACCACCAACGTGCCGGCAATGATGAACCCAAAACCAAGCCAATCTCGCTTGGAAATCAGTCGACTAAACACAACAGCGCCGGAGAGAGCATAGAG comes from the Cyanobium sp. Tous-M-B4 genome and includes:
- a CDS encoding cysteine dioxygenase family protein, whose product is MSDSAQLLELIASAGVSAVELEPWADYNHSPRDSYGRRLVWYGGHFEVMVMTWLPGDFSAIHDHGYAQWGAVQCFGIAEHHSYNLKGRRLQYEASLPYTPGQIRLVNRGLIHQMGNSGIESFLSLHVYGADICREAITGSARVFAVNEGCIQFTNGGVFFGLPDREILRCQPGLTADPDILHRQQQLRTWRAAQALANVC
- a CDS encoding GNAT family N-acetyltransferase, with the protein product MGQSPFTPFIPEEIDAVFCRSLKPFAQGYLEVLQELEPQLRFLNRPSSKIQQLKPHFLSELAGDFMPPHLVSNDPTQIEAFLQTHGEVVAKQGNSTQAQGVFRLKKQGKLYAFEHAYGQRSEQSSLRSLLDELQGGTDAPLQFMRFLPRTSEGDKRVVVLDGQILGAYVRRSAAGHWVNNVAAGGRCTAAPVNDQEREAIESTWPAYASLGLRVLGYDFLQDDSGTWRVSEINVGNVGGFASLQLMGSAPALNQLLDWIKYFALASAPIEIRAAQPRDDAAIAAIYQWAIDQGGITMDDRRFPPEAVAMKRQEMGARSSLLVATCLGEVIGWADLKPYSPRVGYSRCAETSVYVHPAVQGQGVGGSLQHQLIEVAQGYGYAHLVAKVVAGNGHSIRFHERWGYERVGTQQRIGYLHGRWYDVTILQRILNTEAEQDHGL
- a CDS encoding DMT family transporter; amino-acid sequence: MKLDPRYELLASRVLAALRPVLIAFLVMNGAALGQGTKTPISFCNVLFVGNLCAALVVLCWFKPGPIWKDIKGLSTRVRLGLVLDGGLAALNSALIYIGLEYTSSTNAILLGRLAPVLYALSGAVVFSRLISKRDWLGFGFIIAGTLVVALIGSNWMVNKGDALIIMSTVVFAISSILGKAILDQDVSLRALVFVRNGSSSVIFFIVANVVFGPHHFADAFSGKLWIVMVIYALLIIVVAQFLWFDASNQLDSISVGRWATPAPAVGVLVAALLNRQWPASNQVVGLLVIMVGVMITAFGKSKPAIGKQEQEQMAELAANGANVIAPVT